One region of Apus apus isolate bApuApu2 chromosome 6, bApuApu2.pri.cur, whole genome shotgun sequence genomic DNA includes:
- the TRAK2 gene encoding trafficking kinesin-binding protein 2 isoform X3 → MLEEQLPDYTLRVDSLYLHENQDWIQSPACRGHLPEITSPARDEEPFHYMTLIELPSSSLAGSHKFPQVLGTDNVEQKTYSDADMVKHLLAEKDRDLELAARIGQALLKRNHLLTEQNEALEEQLGQSLDRVNQLQHELSKKDDLLRIVSIASEESETDSSCSTPLRFNESFNVSHDLLQLDILQDKLRELEEENLALRSKACHLKTETITYEEKEQQLVNDCVKELRQTNAQISRITEELSEKSEELVRYQEEISSLLSQIVDLQHKLREHVIEKEELKLHLQASKDAQRQLTAELHELQDRNAECLGMLHESQEEVKLLRSRTSSVACLCHLQPCGAFPVDSLAAEIEGTMRKELSLDDESVLSKQKHQQKRVFDTVKVANVTRCRSSSFLAPLPIPGSNRSSAVMTAKPFQSGVQQLESHTRRTQRSSSESLKDTHNPGHPGTPGDNDLVTALHRLSLRHQNYLSEKQFFEEEWERKMHFLAEQKEGAGSCSTLTESCFSPGTNSEFTDLSASSNNLRVLLPEKLQIVKPIEGSQTLFHWQQLARPNLGTILDPRPGVVTKGFTPLSDDTVHHISDLEEDDGEGGEGGITFQVQQSFPEEKKCTVAKPVAAIFLPPVTSAAVPLTASNPGKCLSSTNSTFTFTTCRILHPSDVTHVTPSSMGPPFSLGNTGSSIGNSVVSTPAVSCRLSIGEFLTNRRDSTTTFSSTSSLAKLLQERGISAKVYDSPILEKLPLLQPPRTLPIPSTPPNSPSCSPCPSPPLFEPRVHHSENFLASRPVETFLQEMYGLKPSRNSSDVGQLKMNLVDRLKRLGIARVIKPPETQDQRKNPGPEVSLTRQDAAMFLNAGSNLMAGLRRNQSLPAMIGALGAPVCTQSSKMDIVKED, encoded by the exons ATGCTAGAAGAGCAGTTGCCAGATTACACGTTACGAGTGGACTCTCTGTATCTGCATGAAAATCAAGACTGGATTCAGTCCCCTGCCTGCCGTGGCCATCTGCCTGAAATCACTTCCCCAGCTCGTGATGAGGAGCCCTTCCATTACATGA CTCTTATTGAACTTCCTTCATCCTCCTTGGCTGGATCTCACAAATTTCCTCAAG ttcttGGCACAGATAATGTAGAGCAGAAAACCTACAGTGATGCTGACATGGTCAAACATCTGTTAGCTGAG AAAGATCGGGACCTGGAACTAGCAGCTCGTATTGGACAAGCCCTCCTTAAGCGAAACCACCTGCTGACGGAACAGAATGAAGCACTAGAAGAACAGTTAGGACAAAGTCTAGATCGA GTTAATCAGCTGCAGCATGAACTGTCAAAGAAAGATGACCTGCTTCGTATTGTTTCGATTGCTTCTGAGGAGAGTGAAACAGATTCCAGCTGTTCCACTCCACTACGTTTCAATGAATCTTTCAATGTATCACACGATCTGTTGCAGCTGGATATCTTGCAAGATAAACTCAgggagctggaagaggagaacCTTGCTCTCCGTTCGAAG GCTTGCCATTTGAAGACAGAAACCATTACATATGAAGAGAAGGAACAGCAGCTGGTCAATGACTGTGTCAAAGAACTCC ggcAAACAAATGCTCAAATTTCCAGAATAACAGAGGAGTTGTCAGAGAAGAGTGAGGAGCTGGTTCGATACCAAGAAGAGATCTCATCTCTTTTATCCCAGATTGTTGATCTTCAACATAAACTCAGAGAA catGTGATTGAAAAGGAGGAGCTGAAACTTCACTTACAAGCTTCCAAAGATGCTCAGAGACAACTGACAGCAGAG ttacATGAGTTGCAAGATCGGAACGCAGAGTGTCTAGGGATGTTGCACGAATCACAGGAAGAAGTGAAGTTGCTGCGCAGCAGAACCAGCTCTGTTGCTTGTCTCTGCCACCTCCAGCCATGTGGAGCATTTCCTGTG gatTCCCTTGCAGCAGAAATCGAAGGGACGATGCGGAAGGAATTGAGTCTGGATGATGAATCTGTTCTCTCCAAGCAAAA GCATCAACAGAAACGAGTATTTGACACCGTCAAGGTTGCTAATGTCACTCGTTGCcgctcctcttcctttcttgccCCGTTGCCAATCCCTGGATCTAATCGGTCAAGTGCTGTTATGACAGCAAAGCCCTTCCAGTCTGGTGTGCAGCAGTTGGAGAGCCACACACGGAGGAcccagaggagcagctctgagagTCTGAA AGACACTCATAATCCTGGCCATCCAGGGACCCCTGGAGACAATGACTTGGTCACAGCTCTGCACAGGCTTTCCCTCCGCCATCAGAACTATCTGAGTGAGAAGCAATTCTTTGAGGAGGAATGggagagaaaaatgcatttcctgGCTGAGCAGAAAGAAGGGGCTGGTAGCTGTAGTACACTgacagaaagctgtttttcccCGGGTACAAACTCAGAATTCACTGATCTGTCTGCCAGCTCCAATAATCTCCGTGTCCTTCTCCCAGAAAAATTGCAAATTGTCAAACCCATTGAAG GATCTCAGACCCTTTTCCACTGGCAGCAGCTTGCCCGACCCAACCTAGGCACCATTCTTGACCCAAGACCAGGTGTTGTTACAAAAGGTTTTACGCCTCTGTCTGATGATACTGTGCACCACATTTCTGACTTGGAGGAGGATGATGGGGAAGGAGGTGAAGGAGGTATAACATTTCAAGTGCAACAGTccttcccagaggaaaagaaatgtacAGTGGCAAAGCCAGTGGCAGCCATTTTCCTGCCACCTGTTACTTCAGCAGCAGTACCACTCACTG CCTCGAATCCAGGGAAGTGTCTGTCTTCCACAAATTCCACATTTACCTTTACTACTTGTAGGATCCTTCATCCATCTGATGTCACTCATGTTACTCCCAG ctccATGGGTCCCCCATTTTCACTTGGAAATACTGGCAGCAGCATTGGAAACTCAGTAGTGAGCACTCCAGCTGTGTCTTGCAGACTTAGTATTGGAGAATTTCTCACCAACAGAAGAGATTCAACTACTACCTTCAGCAGCACGAGCAGTCTGGCTAAACTTCTGCAAGAACGAGGCATCTCTGCCAAGGTTTATGATAGCCCCATATTAGAAAAACTGCCTTTGCTACAGCCCCCTCGAACTCTCCCCATTCCTTCTACTCCACCAAATTCTCCCTCGTGTTCACCTTGTCCTTCCCCTCCATTGTTTGAGCCTCGAGTGCACCACTCAGAAAATTTCCTGGCTTCTCGACCCGTGGAAACATTCTTGCAAGAAATGTATGGCCTAAAGCCCTCCCGTAACTCTTCAGACGTAGGCCAGCTGAAGATGAACCTAGTGGACAGACTGAAGAGGCTGGGTATTGCCAGGGTGATCAAGCCCCCTGAGACACAGGACCAGAGGAAGAACCCGGGGCCAGAGGTTAGCTTGACAAGGCAGGACGCTgctatgtttttaaatgcaggtAGCAACTTAATGGCAGGACTGAGAAGAAACCAGAGTCTCCCAGCCATGATTGGAGCATTAGGAGCTCCAGTTTGCACACAGTCATCAAAAATGGATATTGTAAAGGAGGACTGA
- the CASP8 gene encoding caspase-8 isoform X1 codes for MELPRSQLLVISEELDEDELAALKFLSLEHVPMRKLEAIQKAQDLFDVLQEKGMIEAGNLDFLKELLYRIGRMDLLEAQLGSSREEMEKELQVPGRARVAAYRYLLFQLSEDITSDELNSFKFGLGTELPKCKLNPKTTMLDVFIDMEKKGILGEGNLNILKCLCEEINFSLLKRIEEYELNLFGEEGIVITEEQSGSTGGPEACTRWLASPVSPDFPGSWNASSQLEVYKMTSQPRGVCLILNNHNFAKARKAVLELKNMKDRNGTDVDAEALRRVFSKLHFEIAEYRDLTAEQIRETVDVYRSKNHKDKDCFVCCILSHGKKGIIYGVDGQEVPIQELTTSFTGQNCRSLAGKPKVFFVQACQGDACQKGVIIETDSGDQDSSVETDARFQLDCIPAEADFLLGMATLQDYVSYRSPRQGTWYIQALCKQLEYSCPRGEDILTILTAVNQEVSRKSCNPNAEKQMPQPSFTLRKKLIFPVN; via the exons ATGGAGCTGCCCAGGTCACAGCTGCTGGTAATCAGCGAGGAGCTAGACGAGGACGAGCTGGCGGCTCTGAAGTTTCTCAGCCTGGAGCATGTCCCCATGAGGAAGCTGGAAGCCATCCAGAAGGCACAGGACTTATTCGATGTGCTACAGGAGAAAGGTATGATCGAGGCCGGGAACCTGGACTTCCTGAAGGAGCTGCTCTACCGGATCGGTCGGATGGACCTTCTGGAAGCCCAGCTGGGCTCCAGCCgagaggagatggagaaggagctgcaggttCCAGGCAGGGCACGGGTGGCGGCCTACAG ATACCTGCTCTTTCAGCTGTCAGAAGACATAACCAGCGATGAGCTGAATTCTTTCAAGTTTGGTTTGGGGACAGAATTGCCAAAATGCAAGCTAAACCCTAAGACT ACGATGCTCGACGTTTTCATTGATATGGAGAAGAAGGGGATTTTGGGAGAAGGCAACCTAAATATCCTGAAGtgtctctgtgaagaaattaacTTCAGCCTGTTGAAGAGAATTGAAGAGTATGAATTAAACCTATttg GTGAAGAAGGGATAGTCATCACAGAGGAACAGAGTGGCAGTACAGGAGGCCCTGAAG CCTGTACCAGATGGCTGGCATCACCTGTGTCACCTGACTTTCCTGGCAGTTGGAATGCATCTTCCCAG CTTGAAGTTTACAAAATGACCAGCCAGCCCCGTGGTGTGTGCTTGATCCTGAATAATCACAATTTTGCCAAAGCCAGGAAAGCAGTGCTGGAACTCAAAAATATGAAGGATCGAAATGGGACAGATGTGGATGCAG AGGCTCTAAGAAGAGTCTTCAGCAAGCTTCATTTTGAAATAGCAGAATATAGAGACCTTACTGCAGAGCAAATCCGTGAAACCGTGGACGTTTACCGGAGCAAAAACCACAAGGACAAagactgttttgtttgctgtatCCTGTCTCATGGGAAAAAAGGCATTATATATGGTGTTGATGGACAGGAAGTGCCTATCCAGGAACTGACCACTTCTTTCACTGGACAGAATTGCCGCTCACTTGCTGGAAAACCAAAAGTCTTTTTTGTTCAGGCCTGCCAAGGTGATGCTTGCCAGAAAGGTGTGATCATTGAAACAGATTCTGGAGATCAAGATTCTTCTGTAGAAACAGATGCAAGATTTCAGCTCGACTGCATCCCTGCAGAGGCAGACTTCCTCTTGGGCATGGCTACCTTGCAAGATTATGTGTCCTACAGAAGCCCAAGGCAGGGGACCTGGTACATACAGGCATTGTGTAAGCAGTTGGAGTACAGCTGTCCTCG TGGAGAAGATATTCTTACCATCCTGACAGCAGTGAATCAAGAGGTGAGCAGAAAGAGTTGCAATCCaaatgcagagaagcagatgcCACAGCCCAGTTTCACACTGAGGAAAAAGCTCATCTTTCCAGTCAACTAA
- the STRADB gene encoding STE20-related kinase adapter protein beta, translated as MSCLDCSCILRTPVEPLGPAELSQSSISECLVDSDLAWIPPSTGRNDMVFCSPNVSHYELQLEIGRRFNNLTSVYLARHTPTGMQVAVRITDLENCSEEHLKALQNEVVLSHFFQHPNVMTFWTVFTAGSWLWVISPFMAYGSARHLLKTYFPEGMSEALIRNILFGAIRGLNYMHQNGYIHRSIKASHILISGDGLVSLSGLNSLYSLVNNGQKSKVVYDFPQFSTSVLPWLSPELLRQDLSGYNMKSDIYSVGITACELANGHVPFQDMPPTQMLLQKLKGPTYCPWDINTFSCGESRMKNSRSGVDSGIGESMTHTMTSERLQIPCSKTFSPAFHNLVELCLQQDPEKRPSASSLLSHTFFKQIKEQTQNSLLSLLPPPIQNNRSEFLALPSTAVGTELGHITANQDDIDWEF; from the exons ATGTCTTGTTTG GACTGTTCCTGTATTCTACGTACACCAGTTGAACCACTTGGACCAGCAGAGCTATCTCAGAGCAGCATCAGTGAATGCCtg GTGGATTCTGATCTAGCCTGGATCCCCCCATCTACAGGAAGGAATGATATGGTATTTTGCTCTCCTAATGTCTCTCACTATGAACTCCAGCTGGAAATAG GAAGGAGGTTCAACAACTTAACTTCAGTCTACCTTGCACGGCACACGCCTACAGGCATGCAAGTTGCTGTAAGGATCACAGACCTAGAAAATTGCTCTGAAGAGCATTTGAAAGCCTTACAG aatgaGGTGGTTTTATCCCACTTTTTCCAGCATCCCAATGTAATGACATTTTGGACAGTGTTTACAGCTGGTAGTTGGCTTTGGGTCATCTCCCCTTTCATGGCCTATG gTTCAGCTAGACATCTGCTGAAGACTTACTTTCCTGAAGGGATGAGTGAAGCTTTGATACGGAACATTCTATTTGGTGCGATCAGAGGATTAAATTACATGCACCAGAACGGCTACATTCACAG GAGTATTAAAGCTAGCCACATTCTGATTTCAGGGGATGGGCTGGTTTCTCTCTCTGGCTTAAACAGCCTCTACAGTTTAGTTAACAACGGACAAAAGTCAAAGGTGGTATATGATTTCCCACAGTTTAGTACATCTGTCCTTCCTTGGCTGAGTCCTGAACTACTGAGACAG GATTTGTCTGGGTATAACATGAAGTCTGACATTTACAGTGTGGGAATTACAGCATGTGAATTAGCAAATGGACACGTTCCATTTCAAGATATGCCTCCCACTCAG ATGCTGCTGCAAAAGCTGAAAGGTCCCACATATTGTCCTTGGGATATAAATACCTTTTCCTGTGGGGAATCCAGGATGAAGAATTCCAGATCAGGTGTTGATTCTGGAATTGGTGAGAGCATGACACACACAATGACCAGTGAAAGACTACAAATTCCGTGTTCCAAAACGTTCTCACCTGCATTCCACAACTTGGTAGAACTCTGCTTGCAACAGGACCCTGAGAAAAG GCCATCAGCAAGCAGTTTGCTTTCACATACGTTCTTCAAACAG ataaaagaacaaacacagaATTCACTACTGTCTCTATTACCACCTCCTATTCAAAATAACAGATCAGAGTTTTTGGCACTGCCCTCAACAGCAGTTGGGACTGAACTTGGACATATTACTGCAAATCAAGATGATATAGACTGGGAATTCTAA
- the TRAK2 gene encoding trafficking kinesin-binding protein 2 isoform X2 — protein sequence MKKGLMNFDHRDLESISDVCSSVDLPEVELVSMLEEQLPDYTLRVDSLYLHENQDWIQSPACRGHLPEITSPARDEEPFHYMILGTDNVEQKTYSDADMVKHLLAEKDRDLELAARIGQALLKRNHLLTEQNEALEEQLGQSLDRVNQLQHELSKKDDLLRIVSIASEESETDSSCSTPLRFNESFNVSHDLLQLDILQDKLRELEEENLALRSKACHLKTETITYEEKEQQLVNDCVKELRQTNAQISRITEELSEKSEELVRYQEEISSLLSQIVDLQHKLREHVIEKEELKLHLQASKDAQRQLTAELHELQDRNAECLGMLHESQEEVKLLRSRTSSVACLCHLQPCGAFPVDSLAAEIEGTMRKELSLDDESVLSKQKHQQKRVFDTVKVANVTRCRSSSFLAPLPIPGSNRSSAVMTAKPFQSGVQQLESHTRRTQRSSSESLKDTHNPGHPGTPGDNDLVTALHRLSLRHQNYLSEKQFFEEEWERKMHFLAEQKEGAGSCSTLTESCFSPGTNSEFTDLSASSNNLRVLLPEKLQIVKPIEGSQTLFHWQQLARPNLGTILDPRPGVVTKGFTPLSDDTVHHISDLEEDDGEGGEGGITFQVQQSFPEEKKCTVAKPVAAIFLPPVTSAAVPLTASNPGKCLSSTNSTFTFTTCRILHPSDVTHVTPSSMGPPFSLGNTGSSIGNSVVSTPAVSCRLSIGEFLTNRRDSTTTFSSTSSLAKLLQERGISAKVYDSPILEKLPLLQPPRTLPIPSTPPNSPSCSPCPSPPLFEPRVHHSENFLASRPVETFLQEMYGLKPSRNSSDVGQLKMNLVDRLKRLGIARVIKPPETQDQRKNPGPEVSLTRQDAAMFLNAGSNLMAGLRRNQSLPAMIGALGAPVCTQSSKMDIVKED from the exons ATGAAAAAAGGACTCATGAATTTTGATCACAGGGACTTGGAGAGCATCTCTG ATGTCTGCTCCAGTGTGGACCTTCCTGAGGTAGAGTTGGTGAGCATGCTAGAAGAGCAGTTGCCAGATTACACGTTACGAGTGGACTCTCTGTATCTGCATGAAAATCAAGACTGGATTCAGTCCCCTGCCTGCCGTGGCCATCTGCCTGAAATCACTTCCCCAGCTCGTGATGAGGAGCCCTTCCATTACATGA ttcttGGCACAGATAATGTAGAGCAGAAAACCTACAGTGATGCTGACATGGTCAAACATCTGTTAGCTGAG AAAGATCGGGACCTGGAACTAGCAGCTCGTATTGGACAAGCCCTCCTTAAGCGAAACCACCTGCTGACGGAACAGAATGAAGCACTAGAAGAACAGTTAGGACAAAGTCTAGATCGA GTTAATCAGCTGCAGCATGAACTGTCAAAGAAAGATGACCTGCTTCGTATTGTTTCGATTGCTTCTGAGGAGAGTGAAACAGATTCCAGCTGTTCCACTCCACTACGTTTCAATGAATCTTTCAATGTATCACACGATCTGTTGCAGCTGGATATCTTGCAAGATAAACTCAgggagctggaagaggagaacCTTGCTCTCCGTTCGAAG GCTTGCCATTTGAAGACAGAAACCATTACATATGAAGAGAAGGAACAGCAGCTGGTCAATGACTGTGTCAAAGAACTCC ggcAAACAAATGCTCAAATTTCCAGAATAACAGAGGAGTTGTCAGAGAAGAGTGAGGAGCTGGTTCGATACCAAGAAGAGATCTCATCTCTTTTATCCCAGATTGTTGATCTTCAACATAAACTCAGAGAA catGTGATTGAAAAGGAGGAGCTGAAACTTCACTTACAAGCTTCCAAAGATGCTCAGAGACAACTGACAGCAGAG ttacATGAGTTGCAAGATCGGAACGCAGAGTGTCTAGGGATGTTGCACGAATCACAGGAAGAAGTGAAGTTGCTGCGCAGCAGAACCAGCTCTGTTGCTTGTCTCTGCCACCTCCAGCCATGTGGAGCATTTCCTGTG gatTCCCTTGCAGCAGAAATCGAAGGGACGATGCGGAAGGAATTGAGTCTGGATGATGAATCTGTTCTCTCCAAGCAAAA GCATCAACAGAAACGAGTATTTGACACCGTCAAGGTTGCTAATGTCACTCGTTGCcgctcctcttcctttcttgccCCGTTGCCAATCCCTGGATCTAATCGGTCAAGTGCTGTTATGACAGCAAAGCCCTTCCAGTCTGGTGTGCAGCAGTTGGAGAGCCACACACGGAGGAcccagaggagcagctctgagagTCTGAA AGACACTCATAATCCTGGCCATCCAGGGACCCCTGGAGACAATGACTTGGTCACAGCTCTGCACAGGCTTTCCCTCCGCCATCAGAACTATCTGAGTGAGAAGCAATTCTTTGAGGAGGAATGggagagaaaaatgcatttcctgGCTGAGCAGAAAGAAGGGGCTGGTAGCTGTAGTACACTgacagaaagctgtttttcccCGGGTACAAACTCAGAATTCACTGATCTGTCTGCCAGCTCCAATAATCTCCGTGTCCTTCTCCCAGAAAAATTGCAAATTGTCAAACCCATTGAAG GATCTCAGACCCTTTTCCACTGGCAGCAGCTTGCCCGACCCAACCTAGGCACCATTCTTGACCCAAGACCAGGTGTTGTTACAAAAGGTTTTACGCCTCTGTCTGATGATACTGTGCACCACATTTCTGACTTGGAGGAGGATGATGGGGAAGGAGGTGAAGGAGGTATAACATTTCAAGTGCAACAGTccttcccagaggaaaagaaatgtacAGTGGCAAAGCCAGTGGCAGCCATTTTCCTGCCACCTGTTACTTCAGCAGCAGTACCACTCACTG CCTCGAATCCAGGGAAGTGTCTGTCTTCCACAAATTCCACATTTACCTTTACTACTTGTAGGATCCTTCATCCATCTGATGTCACTCATGTTACTCCCAG ctccATGGGTCCCCCATTTTCACTTGGAAATACTGGCAGCAGCATTGGAAACTCAGTAGTGAGCACTCCAGCTGTGTCTTGCAGACTTAGTATTGGAGAATTTCTCACCAACAGAAGAGATTCAACTACTACCTTCAGCAGCACGAGCAGTCTGGCTAAACTTCTGCAAGAACGAGGCATCTCTGCCAAGGTTTATGATAGCCCCATATTAGAAAAACTGCCTTTGCTACAGCCCCCTCGAACTCTCCCCATTCCTTCTACTCCACCAAATTCTCCCTCGTGTTCACCTTGTCCTTCCCCTCCATTGTTTGAGCCTCGAGTGCACCACTCAGAAAATTTCCTGGCTTCTCGACCCGTGGAAACATTCTTGCAAGAAATGTATGGCCTAAAGCCCTCCCGTAACTCTTCAGACGTAGGCCAGCTGAAGATGAACCTAGTGGACAGACTGAAGAGGCTGGGTATTGCCAGGGTGATCAAGCCCCCTGAGACACAGGACCAGAGGAAGAACCCGGGGCCAGAGGTTAGCTTGACAAGGCAGGACGCTgctatgtttttaaatgcaggtAGCAACTTAATGGCAGGACTGAGAAGAAACCAGAGTCTCCCAGCCATGATTGGAGCATTAGGAGCTCCAGTTTGCACACAGTCATCAAAAATGGATATTGTAAAGGAGGACTGA
- the TRAK2 gene encoding trafficking kinesin-binding protein 2 isoform X1 — translation MLKPMKPYKIQENIEITYIIFKKSEGIIAIPALQEVVELPGDEELKDKTMSIKYWFNVCSSVDLPEVELVSMLEEQLPDYTLRVDSLYLHENQDWIQSPACRGHLPEITSPARDEEPFHYMILGTDNVEQKTYSDADMVKHLLAEKDRDLELAARIGQALLKRNHLLTEQNEALEEQLGQSLDRVNQLQHELSKKDDLLRIVSIASEESETDSSCSTPLRFNESFNVSHDLLQLDILQDKLRELEEENLALRSKACHLKTETITYEEKEQQLVNDCVKELRQTNAQISRITEELSEKSEELVRYQEEISSLLSQIVDLQHKLREHVIEKEELKLHLQASKDAQRQLTAELHELQDRNAECLGMLHESQEEVKLLRSRTSSVACLCHLQPCGAFPVDSLAAEIEGTMRKELSLDDESVLSKQKHQQKRVFDTVKVANVTRCRSSSFLAPLPIPGSNRSSAVMTAKPFQSGVQQLESHTRRTQRSSSESLKDTHNPGHPGTPGDNDLVTALHRLSLRHQNYLSEKQFFEEEWERKMHFLAEQKEGAGSCSTLTESCFSPGTNSEFTDLSASSNNLRVLLPEKLQIVKPIEGSQTLFHWQQLARPNLGTILDPRPGVVTKGFTPLSDDTVHHISDLEEDDGEGGEGGITFQVQQSFPEEKKCTVAKPVAAIFLPPVTSAAVPLTASNPGKCLSSTNSTFTFTTCRILHPSDVTHVTPSSMGPPFSLGNTGSSIGNSVVSTPAVSCRLSIGEFLTNRRDSTTTFSSTSSLAKLLQERGISAKVYDSPILEKLPLLQPPRTLPIPSTPPNSPSCSPCPSPPLFEPRVHHSENFLASRPVETFLQEMYGLKPSRNSSDVGQLKMNLVDRLKRLGIARVIKPPETQDQRKNPGPEVSLTRQDAAMFLNAGSNLMAGLRRNQSLPAMIGALGAPVCTQSSKMDIVKED, via the exons ATGCTAAAACCAATGAAACCTTACAAAATCCAGGAAAATATAGAAATTACATATATCATATTCAAGAAGTCAGAGGGAATCATTGCTATACCAGCTCTACAGGAAGTTGTGGAGTTACCTGGGGATGAGGAACTTAAAGATAAAACAATGTCAATCAAGTATTGGTTCA ATGTCTGCTCCAGTGTGGACCTTCCTGAGGTAGAGTTGGTGAGCATGCTAGAAGAGCAGTTGCCAGATTACACGTTACGAGTGGACTCTCTGTATCTGCATGAAAATCAAGACTGGATTCAGTCCCCTGCCTGCCGTGGCCATCTGCCTGAAATCACTTCCCCAGCTCGTGATGAGGAGCCCTTCCATTACATGA ttcttGGCACAGATAATGTAGAGCAGAAAACCTACAGTGATGCTGACATGGTCAAACATCTGTTAGCTGAG AAAGATCGGGACCTGGAACTAGCAGCTCGTATTGGACAAGCCCTCCTTAAGCGAAACCACCTGCTGACGGAACAGAATGAAGCACTAGAAGAACAGTTAGGACAAAGTCTAGATCGA GTTAATCAGCTGCAGCATGAACTGTCAAAGAAAGATGACCTGCTTCGTATTGTTTCGATTGCTTCTGAGGAGAGTGAAACAGATTCCAGCTGTTCCACTCCACTACGTTTCAATGAATCTTTCAATGTATCACACGATCTGTTGCAGCTGGATATCTTGCAAGATAAACTCAgggagctggaagaggagaacCTTGCTCTCCGTTCGAAG GCTTGCCATTTGAAGACAGAAACCATTACATATGAAGAGAAGGAACAGCAGCTGGTCAATGACTGTGTCAAAGAACTCC ggcAAACAAATGCTCAAATTTCCAGAATAACAGAGGAGTTGTCAGAGAAGAGTGAGGAGCTGGTTCGATACCAAGAAGAGATCTCATCTCTTTTATCCCAGATTGTTGATCTTCAACATAAACTCAGAGAA catGTGATTGAAAAGGAGGAGCTGAAACTTCACTTACAAGCTTCCAAAGATGCTCAGAGACAACTGACAGCAGAG ttacATGAGTTGCAAGATCGGAACGCAGAGTGTCTAGGGATGTTGCACGAATCACAGGAAGAAGTGAAGTTGCTGCGCAGCAGAACCAGCTCTGTTGCTTGTCTCTGCCACCTCCAGCCATGTGGAGCATTTCCTGTG gatTCCCTTGCAGCAGAAATCGAAGGGACGATGCGGAAGGAATTGAGTCTGGATGATGAATCTGTTCTCTCCAAGCAAAA GCATCAACAGAAACGAGTATTTGACACCGTCAAGGTTGCTAATGTCACTCGTTGCcgctcctcttcctttcttgccCCGTTGCCAATCCCTGGATCTAATCGGTCAAGTGCTGTTATGACAGCAAAGCCCTTCCAGTCTGGTGTGCAGCAGTTGGAGAGCCACACACGGAGGAcccagaggagcagctctgagagTCTGAA AGACACTCATAATCCTGGCCATCCAGGGACCCCTGGAGACAATGACTTGGTCACAGCTCTGCACAGGCTTTCCCTCCGCCATCAGAACTATCTGAGTGAGAAGCAATTCTTTGAGGAGGAATGggagagaaaaatgcatttcctgGCTGAGCAGAAAGAAGGGGCTGGTAGCTGTAGTACACTgacagaaagctgtttttcccCGGGTACAAACTCAGAATTCACTGATCTGTCTGCCAGCTCCAATAATCTCCGTGTCCTTCTCCCAGAAAAATTGCAAATTGTCAAACCCATTGAAG GATCTCAGACCCTTTTCCACTGGCAGCAGCTTGCCCGACCCAACCTAGGCACCATTCTTGACCCAAGACCAGGTGTTGTTACAAAAGGTTTTACGCCTCTGTCTGATGATACTGTGCACCACATTTCTGACTTGGAGGAGGATGATGGGGAAGGAGGTGAAGGAGGTATAACATTTCAAGTGCAACAGTccttcccagaggaaaagaaatgtacAGTGGCAAAGCCAGTGGCAGCCATTTTCCTGCCACCTGTTACTTCAGCAGCAGTACCACTCACTG CCTCGAATCCAGGGAAGTGTCTGTCTTCCACAAATTCCACATTTACCTTTACTACTTGTAGGATCCTTCATCCATCTGATGTCACTCATGTTACTCCCAG ctccATGGGTCCCCCATTTTCACTTGGAAATACTGGCAGCAGCATTGGAAACTCAGTAGTGAGCACTCCAGCTGTGTCTTGCAGACTTAGTATTGGAGAATTTCTCACCAACAGAAGAGATTCAACTACTACCTTCAGCAGCACGAGCAGTCTGGCTAAACTTCTGCAAGAACGAGGCATCTCTGCCAAGGTTTATGATAGCCCCATATTAGAAAAACTGCCTTTGCTACAGCCCCCTCGAACTCTCCCCATTCCTTCTACTCCACCAAATTCTCCCTCGTGTTCACCTTGTCCTTCCCCTCCATTGTTTGAGCCTCGAGTGCACCACTCAGAAAATTTCCTGGCTTCTCGACCCGTGGAAACATTCTTGCAAGAAATGTATGGCCTAAAGCCCTCCCGTAACTCTTCAGACGTAGGCCAGCTGAAGATGAACCTAGTGGACAGACTGAAGAGGCTGGGTATTGCCAGGGTGATCAAGCCCCCTGAGACACAGGACCAGAGGAAGAACCCGGGGCCAGAGGTTAGCTTGACAAGGCAGGACGCTgctatgtttttaaatgcaggtAGCAACTTAATGGCAGGACTGAGAAGAAACCAGAGTCTCCCAGCCATGATTGGAGCATTAGGAGCTCCAGTTTGCACACAGTCATCAAAAATGGATATTGTAAAGGAGGACTGA